A stretch of Corallococcus macrosporus DNA encodes these proteins:
- a CDS encoding DUF1175 family protein, whose amino-acid sequence MRVLMLTLLLHAGPPPSGTAPVSANREGAVIAAEPVAPETRARLLRREVAQVALAQLKAPDAAWQPAQRDCAGLIRYAYRTAYRRVASERLASPLWRDTRGNPSDFADAETLLTRSFVPLGRGADVLAALRTGDVLAFRQEHDAGPVFHLMLVVRPEDRAHAPARVVYHPGEAGAPVRTGILDSLATDAPLEWRPVPGNTAFLGFFRFKEWMS is encoded by the coding sequence ATGCGCGTCCTGATGCTCACGCTGTTGCTGCACGCGGGCCCGCCTCCGTCCGGGACGGCCCCCGTGTCCGCCAATCGTGAGGGCGCGGTCATCGCGGCGGAGCCGGTCGCTCCGGAGACTCGCGCGCGGCTCTTGCGCCGCGAGGTCGCGCAGGTGGCGCTCGCGCAGCTCAAGGCCCCGGACGCGGCGTGGCAGCCGGCGCAGCGAGACTGCGCGGGCCTCATCCGCTACGCGTACCGCACGGCGTACCGGCGCGTGGCCTCGGAGCGCCTGGCCTCGCCATTGTGGCGGGACACGCGCGGCAACCCTTCCGACTTCGCGGACGCGGAGACGCTGCTCACCCGCAGCTTCGTTCCGCTGGGCCGGGGCGCGGACGTGCTCGCCGCGCTGCGCACCGGGGACGTGCTGGCCTTCCGCCAGGAGCACGACGCGGGGCCCGTCTTCCACCTGATGCTCGTGGTGCGCCCGGAGGACCGGGCCCATGCGCCCGCGCGCGTCGTCTACCACCCCGGTGAGGCCGGCGCCCCCGTGCGCACCGGCATCCTGGACTCGCTCGCCACCGATGCGCCGCTGGAGTGGCGCCCCGTGCCGGGCAACACCGCCTTCCTCGGCTTCTTCCGCTTCAAGGAGTGGATGTCATGA
- a CDS encoding PAS domain-containing sensor histidine kinase — protein MSDPCLRGAGMNPVTSTTNSLADLVEGRREDILRRWGARLEPAPPGMSVEFQDRLEGMLKLVDALVLVLRQGPVETWAQGEVWAHAREIGLRRFQSGARVETLVQEYSFLREAILEVLDASHPPLGTDELRTLWRALDRSLTEAVAHYVHEHEQALRGRELRLQEILDHAPAAIYAKDALGRYLFINRPFESISGHERAAVLGRSDLELFPQETAERFRHNDRRVLAAKAPLVFDEEVLQPDGPHLYHTMKFPLPSVAEGEPWALCGVSTDITTTRTLRQERDEAREQLQRVLTQLPVVLWAFDTQGVFTLFEGEGVTSTAVPAQVMRGRSVFEVFRDRRDVLEVILRALAGERLSTELYLMGVWFEVRLLPVFDPGGRVVSVSGVSLDITERRRAEQELRASETRYRLATQATRDIIWDWDLVTDEVHWSDMAPRILRLDPTRGPPVMDVAWWTDSLHPDERERVVRGLQQALDSPEGHWMAEYRLRRGDGTWAFVEDRGRVVKDLQGRPVRMVGAMQDVTGRHEAEAEAKRRAEFEQLLIGIVGHDLRNPISAITMAATTLAKREDADPRDQKAVARILSSAERAHRMLRDVLDFTQARLGGGIPMAPRDVDLLELVRQVMDEVQQAHPDRRLEVDGRGDARLWCDPDRLAQVITNLVNNALAYGDAFCPVRVRLRGTPGSVTLAVKNQGHPIPQDLLPHLFEPLKRAEAREGGRPAHGLGLGLFIVKHIVDAHGGRLRVRSTLQDGTTFLVQLPRRPPPRD, from the coding sequence TTGTCCGACCCGTGTCTCCGGGGCGCGGGCATGAACCCCGTCACGTCCACGACGAACTCGCTCGCGGACCTCGTGGAGGGGCGGCGCGAGGACATCCTCCGGCGCTGGGGCGCGCGGCTGGAGCCGGCCCCGCCGGGCATGTCCGTGGAGTTCCAGGACCGGCTGGAGGGGATGCTCAAGCTGGTGGACGCGCTCGTGCTCGTCCTCCGCCAGGGGCCCGTGGAGACGTGGGCCCAGGGGGAGGTCTGGGCGCATGCCCGGGAGATTGGGCTGCGGCGCTTCCAGTCCGGTGCCCGCGTGGAGACGCTGGTGCAGGAGTACAGCTTCCTGCGCGAGGCCATCCTGGAGGTGCTGGATGCGTCCCACCCGCCGCTCGGCACGGACGAGCTGCGCACCCTCTGGCGCGCGCTGGACCGCAGCCTGACGGAGGCGGTGGCGCACTACGTCCACGAACACGAGCAGGCGCTGCGCGGCCGGGAGCTGCGGCTGCAGGAGATCCTCGACCACGCCCCGGCCGCCATCTACGCGAAGGACGCGCTCGGGCGGTACCTCTTCATCAACCGCCCCTTCGAGTCCATCTCCGGCCACGAGCGCGCGGCGGTGCTGGGGCGCTCGGACCTGGAGCTGTTCCCCCAGGAGACGGCGGAGCGCTTCCGGCACAACGACCGCCGCGTGCTGGCGGCGAAGGCGCCGCTGGTGTTCGACGAGGAGGTGCTCCAGCCCGACGGGCCGCACCTCTACCACACGATGAAGTTCCCCCTGCCCAGCGTCGCGGAAGGGGAGCCGTGGGCGCTCTGCGGCGTGTCCACGGACATCACCACCACGCGCACGCTGCGCCAGGAGCGCGACGAGGCCCGCGAGCAGCTCCAGCGCGTGCTCACCCAACTGCCCGTCGTGCTGTGGGCCTTCGACACGCAGGGCGTGTTCACCCTCTTCGAGGGCGAGGGCGTGACGTCCACGGCCGTGCCCGCCCAGGTTATGCGCGGGCGCTCCGTCTTCGAGGTCTTCCGGGACCGGCGCGACGTGCTGGAGGTCATCCTGCGCGCGCTGGCCGGGGAGCGGCTGTCCACGGAGCTGTACCTCATGGGCGTGTGGTTCGAGGTCCGCCTGCTGCCGGTGTTCGACCCCGGCGGGCGCGTGGTCAGCGTGTCGGGCGTGTCGCTGGACATCACCGAGCGGCGCCGGGCGGAGCAGGAGCTGCGCGCGTCGGAGACCCGCTACCGGCTGGCCACCCAGGCCACCCGCGACATCATCTGGGACTGGGACCTGGTGACGGATGAAGTCCACTGGAGCGACATGGCGCCGCGCATCCTCCGGCTGGACCCGACCCGGGGGCCGCCCGTCATGGACGTGGCCTGGTGGACGGACAGCCTGCACCCCGACGAGCGCGAACGGGTGGTGCGGGGGCTCCAGCAGGCGCTCGACAGCCCGGAGGGCCACTGGATGGCCGAGTACCGGCTCCGGCGGGGCGACGGGACCTGGGCCTTCGTCGAGGACCGCGGCCGCGTGGTGAAGGACCTCCAGGGCCGCCCGGTGCGCATGGTGGGCGCCATGCAGGACGTCACCGGCCGGCACGAGGCGGAGGCGGAGGCGAAGCGCCGCGCGGAGTTCGAGCAGCTGCTCATCGGCATCGTGGGCCACGACCTGCGCAACCCCATCTCCGCCATCACCATGGCGGCCACCACACTGGCGAAGCGCGAGGACGCCGACCCGCGCGACCAGAAGGCCGTGGCCCGCATCCTCTCCAGCGCCGAGCGCGCGCACCGCATGCTGCGCGACGTGCTGGACTTCACCCAGGCGCGGCTGGGCGGCGGCATCCCCATGGCCCCGCGCGACGTGGACCTGCTGGAGCTGGTGCGCCAGGTGATGGACGAGGTGCAGCAGGCCCACCCGGACCGGCGCCTGGAGGTGGACGGACGGGGGGATGCCCGGCTGTGGTGCGACCCGGACCGGCTGGCGCAGGTCATCACCAACCTGGTGAACAACGCGCTCGCCTACGGCGACGCCTTCTGCCCGGTGCGCGTGCGGCTGCGCGGCACGCCGGGGTCGGTGACGCTCGCGGTGAAGAACCAGGGGCACCCCATTCCGCAGGACCTGCTGCCGCACCTCTTCGAGCCCCTCAAGCGCGCGGAGGCCCGCGAGGGCGGACGCCCCGCGCACGGGCTGGGGCTGGGGCTCTTCATCGTGAAGCACATCGTGGACGCGCACGGCGGCCGGCTGCGCGTGCGCTCCACGCTCCAGGACGGCACCACCTTCCTCGTCCAGCTGCCGCGCCGGCCGCCGCCCCGGGACTGA
- a CDS encoding DUF2135 domain-containing protein — MLSVLLAGLLSQTAPSVSARQQGVPMGRGDKVPTVVLSAPSGGWTVDRMMLIEGTVSDATVDPVVVSINGDRYLMRTQGGRFSRKFPAASGKNVVTVTATNKGGTGRTQATSYAQVPPVPLKAILTSDTDGVYTDLHIYEPTDGSSSDDTLSVSAMAHVYWANTASPSGGTFFLNEQGGDFDQPAYGPYLYIHRAPPKGVYLVATNYWPSGDKAHTVATLNLALFEGTPGELRRRVRIPLATPGTTRVLAWVNILGDGQAEVYVPSADPKPKGKGWPTNLEEALKELQQSGDSGGGDEGGY; from the coding sequence ATGCTCTCCGTCCTTCTCGCCGGGCTGCTGTCGCAGACGGCGCCGTCGGTGTCCGCTCGCCAGCAGGGTGTGCCCATGGGCCGGGGGGACAAGGTGCCCACGGTGGTGTTGAGCGCGCCGTCCGGCGGTTGGACGGTGGACCGGATGATGCTGATTGAAGGCACGGTGAGCGACGCGACGGTGGATCCGGTGGTCGTGTCCATCAACGGCGACCGCTACCTGATGCGCACCCAGGGGGGCCGCTTCAGCCGCAAGTTCCCCGCGGCCAGCGGCAAGAACGTCGTCACGGTGACGGCGACGAACAAGGGCGGCACGGGGCGCACGCAGGCGACGAGCTACGCGCAGGTGCCCCCGGTGCCGCTCAAGGCCATCCTCACGAGCGACACGGACGGCGTCTACACGGACCTGCACATCTACGAGCCCACGGACGGGAGCAGCTCGGACGACACGCTGTCCGTGAGCGCGATGGCGCACGTGTACTGGGCGAACACGGCGAGCCCGTCCGGCGGCACGTTCTTCCTCAACGAGCAGGGCGGCGACTTCGACCAGCCGGCGTACGGCCCGTACCTCTACATCCACCGCGCGCCGCCGAAGGGCGTGTACCTGGTGGCGACGAACTACTGGCCCAGCGGGGACAAGGCGCACACGGTGGCCACGCTCAACCTGGCGCTCTTCGAGGGCACGCCGGGAGAGCTCCGCCGCCGCGTGCGCATCCCGCTGGCGACGCCCGGCACGACGCGCGTGCTCGCGTGGGTGAACATCCTGGGCGACGGGCAGGCGGAGGTGTACGTGCCGTCCGCGGATCCGAAGCCGAAGGGGAAGGGCTGGCCCACGAACCTGGAGGAGGCGCTGAAGGAACTCCAGCAGAGTGGGGACAGCGGCGGCGGCGACGAAGGCGGCTACTGA
- a CDS encoding TerC/Alx family metal homeostasis membrane protein, giving the protein MQSTPSWAWIVFWALLLALLVVDLLAHRGGRGQSRRAAILWSLAWVGLGLGFCGFVWVTLGSQRGHEYLAAWLIEKSLSLDNVFVFLVIFRSLNVPQRYQHEVLFLGIFGALVFRALFIFVGAAALERWGWVSYVFGAILLVTAWRVLREDPSKQEDNRVVSWLSKKLPVTDQVEGPHFLVKHQGRRLATPLLLALVGLEVTDILFAVDSVPAAFSVTTDTFILYSSNAFAILGLRALYLVIAGAVGQLKYLHYGLAGVLAFAGVKMVLEQWVHIPPLLSVAVILAVIGGAVAASLVHRRSGRQVEA; this is encoded by the coding sequence ATGCAAAGCACCCCTTCCTGGGCCTGGATCGTCTTCTGGGCGCTGCTGCTGGCGCTGCTGGTGGTGGACCTGCTCGCGCACCGGGGCGGGCGGGGGCAGTCGCGCCGCGCGGCAATCCTCTGGAGCCTGGCCTGGGTGGGGCTGGGGCTGGGCTTCTGCGGCTTCGTGTGGGTGACGCTGGGCAGCCAGCGGGGCCACGAGTACCTGGCGGCCTGGCTCATCGAGAAGAGCCTCAGCCTGGACAACGTCTTCGTCTTCCTCGTCATCTTCCGCAGCCTGAACGTGCCCCAGCGCTACCAGCACGAGGTGCTCTTCCTGGGCATCTTCGGCGCGCTGGTGTTCCGCGCCCTGTTCATCTTCGTGGGCGCGGCGGCGCTGGAGCGCTGGGGCTGGGTGTCGTACGTCTTCGGCGCCATCCTGCTCGTGACCGCGTGGCGCGTCTTGCGCGAGGACCCGTCGAAGCAGGAGGACAACCGCGTCGTCAGCTGGCTGTCGAAGAAGCTGCCGGTGACGGACCAGGTGGAGGGGCCGCACTTCCTGGTGAAGCACCAGGGCCGCAGGCTGGCCACGCCGCTCCTGCTGGCGCTGGTGGGCCTGGAGGTGACGGACATCCTGTTCGCGGTGGACTCGGTGCCGGCGGCGTTTTCCGTCACCACGGACACGTTCATCCTCTACAGCTCCAACGCCTTCGCCATCCTGGGGCTGCGCGCGCTCTACCTCGTCATCGCCGGGGCCGTGGGGCAGTTGAAGTACCTGCACTACGGCCTGGCGGGGGTGCTGGCGTTCGCGGGCGTGAAGATGGTGCTGGAGCAGTGGGTGCACATCCCGCCGCTCTTGTCGGTGGCCGTCATCCTCGCGGTGATTGGCGGCGCGGTGGCAGCCAGCCTCGTGCACCGGCGCTCCGGGCGTCAGGTGGAGGCCTGA
- a CDS encoding MG2 domain-containing protein, translating into MKTSLRFAALAALLLSGVALAKPLYITVPRSYGSGEPVAVDVAFEDKGPVELRVLKPANLDAFIRAQGDLRRAYETPPTLANPGRGLSRGLNAVRSPGIVLMEALSPAFRQEVGKTLPKPPAESSSSEPLAKVAEGPEKLVGTPPGFSVVRSQWLNLDLGGEDRDFNVPGFDTGNRSSGFQERRVLLAPLPAGTYVLQLVQGRVEGQVVLVVSDVTVQLKQTDGQVLVRAAGRDQQPRAGAQVQVYLPTGKGPSGTTDEKGEVTLAVTEPRIIATVTAGQDTAIVDTDFYSTLAVAPDVFIYSDRPIYKPGNEVKFRGLVRQPDTFLARLFTPKKRDVRVKLVSQEGREIITRAAVDEFGAFNGTLKVPDDLGTGVLRIEADLDQNPYQGEARVQDYVKPTFYLEVQPASETVVPGSTVSVTVRARRYAGGVPKGAKYEVFLYRSLLDAPAWVDDSGRGGQGSAVTYGTTSSTEGKLSVPERLYSSVAERQATDDPWSTASEFNAEGEAQVEVAVPALNPGDEDLPYRYSLTVRARDDQQTFATGTAAFFLSKVEVLGVARYSDAVVQKGAEAQLSVRATTLSGKPYGVTTGQVDFTLVRADGSEKELGTQSFTTQQDGTSRLKVPTTDVGRVVASVTVKDKKGETWEGEESLLVIGGADEPVAQVPNLTLASLSGTLAPGDSAKLVALMPDGWGQGGKDAGPVWVTLTGAGLYGTSVVKLTGRTLVHAFPVEKRFGSAVYASVAYPTATGRWEERTVAFRVVPKERTLTVALQPRRAEALPLTEQAIDVRVTDSDGNGVSAQLSVGVVDKAVYAIQSEFRPGVLDFFYPPARDNVTSFYSAEFQGYGYGEQLARKMAGLPDHAFASIKPPTRNAKDLEKDTAHWDPAVVTDRDGRATVRFTLPSNQTLWVVTAVAADTSGRFGEGTAEFATRGGLNLYAALPQFLREGDEALASVRLAAGEKSKGSQLLDVSLRPGGALQAEALQRKVELGQGGEQVVPVTLRAAKTGPAQLAVDVVGGKDPLRDLKRFDVAPAAVEDAVQVSAWGGGALSLEAPEKSALTRVELVLQPSTVDAALTNVRELLTYPYGCLEQLVSTTVPNVAVYQVLQKAGALDKLDPESQALLAEARSRSVQGTARILGLAVKGGGFTWFGGYSEPSLPLTLIALDGLAYASEAGLVDRDDARIQESAKWLEAQEGLPLEYDATRAYVLARLQGPRQAARVRALVEAAKPGDLYPLALAVLAAEKAGVMKEPGLQERIQSLVKQSGEGFVKLAGLKSEAEMPEAFYRFPLRRVGLTAITAHAASFGSLDVTRARKRILEMLSEPGLSTFDRSTALLHSLWLVERDAKAFKGMAPPEVKGASAPVKFASRGMGLVATLPAGTRTVDVGGFDGVATLRAAAMTPLKDVQPRVNGMSVERAYYVLREGGKVKLDAGTQVSQGEDVYVELTLDARGENRARSAYYVVEDAVPAGFVPLLEDKGFRGPPHSLPLAPEALKRRQLDPSHATFFFEEPAWWSNSPRTVGYVMRAQFAGTFAAPPATIEDMYSARIRGRTASDVLKVVPSKTSVSDL; encoded by the coding sequence ATGAAGACCTCCCTGCGTTTCGCGGCGCTGGCCGCGCTCCTGCTGTCCGGCGTGGCGCTGGCCAAGCCGCTCTACATCACCGTCCCGCGCTCCTACGGCAGCGGCGAGCCGGTGGCGGTGGACGTCGCCTTCGAGGACAAGGGCCCCGTCGAGCTGCGCGTGCTCAAGCCCGCGAACCTGGACGCGTTCATCCGCGCGCAGGGCGACCTGCGGCGCGCGTACGAGACGCCGCCCACGCTGGCCAACCCGGGCCGCGGCCTGAGCCGGGGCCTCAACGCGGTGCGCTCGCCGGGCATCGTGCTGATGGAGGCGCTGTCGCCCGCGTTCCGCCAGGAGGTGGGGAAGACGCTGCCGAAGCCGCCGGCGGAGTCTTCTTCCAGCGAGCCGCTGGCGAAGGTGGCCGAAGGGCCGGAGAAGCTGGTGGGCACGCCGCCGGGGTTCTCCGTGGTGCGCAGCCAGTGGCTCAACCTGGACCTGGGCGGCGAGGACCGGGACTTCAACGTGCCGGGCTTCGACACGGGCAACCGCAGCAGCGGCTTCCAGGAGCGCCGCGTGCTGCTCGCGCCGCTGCCCGCGGGCACGTACGTGCTCCAACTGGTGCAGGGCCGGGTGGAGGGGCAGGTGGTGCTCGTCGTCAGCGACGTCACCGTGCAGCTCAAGCAGACCGACGGCCAGGTGCTGGTGCGCGCGGCGGGACGCGACCAGCAGCCGCGCGCGGGCGCGCAGGTGCAGGTGTACCTGCCCACGGGCAAGGGGCCCTCGGGCACGACGGATGAGAAGGGCGAGGTGACGCTCGCGGTGACGGAGCCGCGCATCATCGCGACGGTGACGGCCGGGCAGGACACGGCCATCGTGGACACGGACTTCTACTCCACGCTGGCGGTGGCGCCGGACGTGTTCATCTACAGCGACCGGCCCATCTACAAGCCGGGCAACGAGGTGAAGTTCCGCGGGCTCGTGCGTCAGCCGGACACGTTCCTGGCGCGCCTCTTCACGCCGAAGAAGCGCGACGTGCGCGTGAAGCTGGTGTCGCAGGAGGGCCGCGAGATCATCACGCGCGCGGCGGTGGATGAGTTCGGCGCGTTCAACGGCACGCTCAAGGTGCCGGACGACCTGGGCACGGGCGTGCTGCGCATCGAGGCGGACCTGGACCAGAACCCCTACCAGGGCGAGGCGCGCGTGCAGGACTACGTGAAGCCCACGTTCTACCTGGAGGTGCAACCCGCTTCGGAGACGGTGGTGCCGGGCTCCACGGTGAGCGTGACGGTGCGCGCGCGCCGCTACGCGGGCGGTGTGCCCAAGGGCGCGAAGTACGAGGTGTTCCTCTACCGTTCCTTGCTGGACGCGCCCGCGTGGGTGGACGACTCCGGCCGCGGCGGCCAGGGCAGCGCGGTGACGTACGGCACCACCTCCAGCACCGAGGGCAAGCTGAGCGTACCGGAGCGGCTGTACTCCTCCGTCGCGGAGCGCCAGGCCACGGACGACCCGTGGTCCACCGCCAGCGAGTTCAACGCGGAGGGTGAAGCCCAGGTGGAGGTCGCCGTGCCCGCGCTCAATCCGGGCGACGAGGATCTGCCGTACCGCTACAGCCTTACCGTGCGCGCGCGGGATGATCAGCAGACGTTCGCCACCGGCACCGCCGCCTTCTTCCTGTCGAAGGTGGAGGTGCTGGGCGTGGCGCGCTATTCCGACGCGGTGGTGCAGAAGGGCGCGGAAGCACAGTTGTCCGTGCGCGCCACCACGCTGTCCGGCAAGCCCTACGGCGTCACCACGGGGCAGGTGGACTTCACGCTGGTCCGCGCGGACGGCAGCGAGAAGGAGCTGGGCACGCAGAGCTTCACCACGCAGCAGGACGGCACGTCCCGCCTGAAGGTGCCCACCACGGACGTGGGCCGGGTGGTCGCGAGCGTGACGGTGAAGGACAAGAAGGGCGAGACGTGGGAGGGCGAGGAGTCGCTGCTCGTCATCGGCGGCGCGGACGAGCCCGTGGCGCAGGTGCCCAACCTCACGCTCGCGTCGCTGTCCGGCACGCTGGCGCCGGGGGACAGCGCGAAGCTGGTGGCGCTGATGCCGGATGGCTGGGGCCAGGGCGGCAAGGACGCGGGGCCCGTGTGGGTGACGCTGACGGGCGCGGGCCTGTACGGCACCTCGGTGGTGAAGCTCACGGGCCGCACGCTGGTGCACGCCTTCCCGGTGGAGAAGCGCTTCGGCAGCGCGGTGTACGCGTCCGTGGCGTACCCCACGGCGACGGGCCGCTGGGAGGAGCGCACGGTGGCGTTCCGCGTGGTGCCCAAGGAGCGCACGCTCACGGTGGCGCTGCAGCCGCGCCGCGCGGAGGCGCTGCCGCTGACGGAGCAGGCCATCGACGTGCGCGTCACCGACAGCGACGGCAACGGCGTGTCCGCGCAGCTGTCCGTGGGCGTGGTGGACAAGGCCGTCTACGCCATCCAGTCCGAGTTCCGCCCCGGTGTGCTGGACTTCTTCTATCCGCCCGCGCGCGACAACGTGACGAGCTTCTACTCGGCGGAGTTCCAGGGCTACGGCTACGGCGAGCAGCTGGCGCGCAAGATGGCGGGGCTGCCGGACCATGCGTTCGCGTCCATCAAGCCGCCCACGCGCAACGCGAAGGACCTGGAGAAGGACACGGCGCACTGGGACCCGGCGGTGGTGACGGACCGGGACGGGCGCGCGACGGTGCGCTTCACGCTGCCCTCCAACCAGACGCTGTGGGTGGTGACGGCGGTGGCGGCGGACACGTCCGGCCGCTTCGGTGAGGGCACGGCGGAGTTCGCCACGCGCGGCGGGTTGAACCTCTACGCGGCGCTGCCGCAGTTCCTGCGCGAGGGCGACGAGGCGCTCGCGTCGGTGCGCCTGGCCGCCGGTGAGAAGTCCAAGGGCAGCCAGTTGCTGGACGTCAGCCTGCGGCCGGGCGGCGCGCTCCAGGCGGAAGCGCTCCAGCGCAAGGTGGAACTGGGGCAGGGCGGTGAGCAGGTGGTGCCGGTGACGCTGCGCGCGGCGAAGACGGGCCCGGCGCAGCTCGCGGTGGACGTCGTGGGCGGCAAGGACCCCTTGCGCGACCTGAAGCGCTTCGACGTGGCGCCGGCCGCGGTGGAGGACGCGGTGCAGGTGAGCGCGTGGGGCGGCGGGGCGCTGTCGCTGGAGGCCCCGGAGAAGTCGGCGCTGACGCGCGTGGAGCTGGTGCTCCAGCCGTCCACGGTGGACGCGGCGCTCACCAACGTGCGCGAGCTGCTCACGTATCCGTACGGCTGCCTGGAGCAGCTCGTCTCCACGACGGTGCCCAACGTGGCGGTGTACCAGGTGCTCCAGAAGGCGGGCGCGCTGGACAAGCTGGACCCGGAGTCGCAGGCGCTGCTGGCGGAGGCGCGCAGCCGCTCCGTGCAGGGCACGGCCCGCATCCTGGGGCTCGCGGTGAAGGGCGGCGGCTTCACGTGGTTCGGTGGCTACAGCGAGCCCAGCCTGCCGCTCACGCTCATCGCGCTGGACGGCCTGGCGTACGCGTCCGAGGCGGGGCTGGTGGACCGCGACGACGCGCGCATCCAGGAGAGCGCGAAGTGGCTGGAGGCGCAGGAGGGCCTGCCGCTGGAGTACGACGCCACGCGCGCGTACGTGCTGGCGCGGCTCCAGGGCCCGCGTCAGGCGGCGCGGGTGCGCGCGCTGGTGGAGGCCGCGAAGCCGGGGGACCTGTACCCGCTGGCGCTCGCGGTGCTGGCCGCGGAGAAGGCGGGCGTGATGAAGGAGCCCGGCCTCCAGGAGCGCATCCAGTCGCTGGTGAAGCAGAGCGGCGAGGGCTTCGTGAAGCTCGCGGGGCTCAAGAGCGAGGCGGAGATGCCCGAGGCGTTCTACCGCTTCCCGCTGCGGCGCGTGGGCCTCACCGCCATCACCGCGCACGCGGCATCGTTCGGCTCGCTGGATGTCACGCGCGCGCGCAAGCGCATCCTGGAGATGCTGAGCGAGCCGGGCCTGTCCACGTTCGACCGGAGCACGGCGCTGTTGCACTCGCTCTGGCTGGTGGAGCGTGACGCGAAGGCGTTCAAGGGCATGGCGCCTCCGGAGGTGAAGGGGGCTTCGGCGCCGGTGAAGTTCGCGTCGCGCGGCATGGGCCTGGTGGCCACGCTGCCGGCGGGGACCCGCACGGTGGACGTGGGCGGCTTCGACGGCGTGGCCACGCTGCGCGCCGCCGCGATGACGCCGCTCAAGGACGTGCAGCCGCGCGTGAACGGCATGTCCGTGGAGCGCGCGTACTACGTGCTGCGCGAGGGCGGGAAGGTGAAGCTGGACGCGGGCACGCAGGTGTCCCAGGGCGAGGACGTCTACGTGGAGCTGACGCTGGACGCGCGCGGGGAGAACCGGGCGCGCTCGGCGTACTACGTGGTGGAGGACGCGGTGCCGGCGGGCTTCGTTCCGCTCCTGGAGGACAAGGGCTTCCGCGGGCCGCCGCACTCGCTGCCGCTGGCTCCGGAGGCGCTCAAGCGCCGGCAGCTGGACCCCTCGCACGCGACGTTCTTCTTCGAGGAGCCGGCGTGGTGGAGCAACAGCCCGCGCACGGTGGGCTACGTGATGCGCGCGCAGTTCGCGGGCACGTTCGCGGCGCCGCCCGCGACCATCGAGGACATGTACTCGGCGCGCATCCGGGGCCGCACGGCGTCGGACGTGTTGAAGGTGGTGCCCTCGAAGACGTCCGTGAGCGACCTGTAG
- a CDS encoding low molecular weight phosphatase family protein, with protein MNTVIFACTQNAGRSQIAAAFFNLLADPAKARAISAGTQPAERLHPEVLATMKEMGVDLGDAKPQRLTPELVKSAQIVVTLGGLPDVPVVADQKREDWPMIEDTAGKSAAEVEKIRDMTAAIVSDFVNRNGWERPQ; from the coding sequence ATGAACACGGTCATCTTCGCTTGTACGCAGAACGCGGGTCGCTCGCAGATCGCAGCGGCCTTCTTCAACCTGCTGGCGGACCCGGCGAAGGCGCGCGCGATCTCCGCGGGGACGCAGCCGGCCGAGCGTCTGCATCCCGAAGTGCTCGCGACCATGAAGGAGATGGGCGTGGACCTGGGAGACGCGAAGCCGCAGCGGCTGACGCCGGAGCTGGTGAAGAGCGCGCAGATTGTGGTGACGCTGGGCGGACTGCCGGACGTGCCGGTGGTGGCGGACCAGAAGCGCGAGGACTGGCCCATGATCGAGGACACGGCGGGCAAGTCCGCGGCGGAGGTGGAGAAGATCCGCGACATGACCGCCGCCATCGTGTCGGACTTCGTGAACCGCAACGGCTGGGAACGCCCGCAGTAG